The genomic window GTTATCTTTGATGCGACTATCGTCGTTCTCTTCACCGGGAGCGTCAGAAGGGTTTCCAGTGTCTTGTTTTCTTTTTCGCTCGCCACAGCTCCAGCGGACATCTGGGAGGTTATCATGACCATTAGAAAGACTATGAGGGGTAGTCCGTATGACTGAGACGCCAGAACCTGGGAAACAACCGTCGGAGGAACGTTCACGATTCTGCCGAGGAGATAGGACTTGCTCTCCGCCCTTATCGGGTGCAGAATCGCGTCGGGATTTTTGGCCCCGAGTTGCTGAACTTTGAGCTTCGCTATCTCCTCCGAAAGGACGTTTATTACGGCGTTAATTCTGCTCTCACTCACGCTCTCCTTCATTCCAGAACCTATCCCTTTGAAGACGCCGTATATCTGGAGGGTGGCAATCCTGTTCTCTTCTATGCTCTCGCTGAAGTTATGGGGAATCACAACCAATACGTTCTGATTTTCTTCGAGGGCCTTTTTGAGCGCTTCACCTATCGAGTTGGCCTTTATCAGTGTAACCGAGACGTTCGGCGTGACGTTAAGGGCCCTTATCAGCAACTCCCCGTACTTTCCGTCGTCAAAGTTCACAATTGCCACGTGCGTTTCTTTCGTTGCGCTCTCAAATCCGAACTGCATCATCTTCCCAAGTGCCGGATAAACAATCAGCGGGACGATTATAAGGCCAAAGATGAGCTTCTTGTCCCTCATAAGGTTCTTAACTTCCTTCTTGGCCAGAACGAGAAAATCGCTCATGAGCCCTCACCCCCAACGGGTTCCGGAATGGAAACCCCAACGGCCCTCATGAAGACCTCCTCGAGGTTCTCCGCGTTGTATCTTTCCTTCAGCTCTTCCGGTGTTCCAGCTTCAACTATCCTCCCGCCTGAAATCATCGCCACCCTGTCGCAGAGGAACTCTACCTCCAGCATGTTATGGCTTGAGATAAGAAATGTCGTCCCCTCTTCCCTTGCAAAGCGTCTTATCGTCTTCCTGATTTCGTAGGCGTTCACTATGTCAAGCCCGCTCGCGGGTTCGTCGAGTATGGCCAGCTTTGGTTTGACCATCAGAGCTCTAGCTATCAACAGCTTGCGCGTCATTCCCTTTGAGTACGTTGAAACCTTGTCGTCGAGCCTCTCTCCTAAGCCGGAAAGTTCAATGCCGAGTTTCAGCATTTTTCTGGCCTTACCCTCGTCCTTGGCGTAGAGCCTCGCCATGAACTCAAGGTATTCCCTCCCCGTCAGGTTCTTGTAGGCACCGGCCTCCTCGGGGAGGTAGCTTATGAGGGCACGGACTTTCTCGGGGTCTTTAACCACGTCGTAGCCGGCTATCTTTGCAGTCCCTGCGGTGGGCTTGAGGAGGGTTGCAAGAATCTTGAGTGTGGTGCTCTTCCCGGCACCGTTGGGCCCAATTAGGCCGAATATTTCCCCCTCGCCTATGGAGAAGCTTATCCCCCTGAGGGCCTTGATTTTGCCGTAGTCCTTCTCAAGGTTAATTACCTCCACCATCTCCATGAGTGACCCTCCCGAGGTTGTAGACAACGAGGCCGAGAGTGGCCAGAACCACGCCAAAGAGGAAAAAGACTCTCTATCCCAGCGTATCCGGCTATGATAGCCGTTCCCAGGCCGGAGGAAACGGCGAGCCATCCGTTGCGCCGGTGAGTGTTTTTGAAGTCGTGAGAAAGCCCAATGAGGAGCGAACCGAGCATTATTAGGGCCAACTCCACAGTTAGTAGGGGAACGTTTACACGGGTGAGAACCTTTCCGCTTGGAATGGCCATGCACGCCAGCCGCTCAAGTGGGGGCCTGGCAATTCCCAGCCCTATGCCCATGAGATACAGAACCAGACCCATGGGTTTCTTCCAGTTCATCTCACTCACCATCATATATGAAAACGTCCTCGATTTTAACGCCGAAGAACCTCGCAATTCTGAAGGCCAGCTTCAGGGAGGGGTCATATTTGCCCTTCTCAATCGCTATAATCGTCTGCCTCGTAACGCCGAGGGCTCTGGCGAGCTCCTCCTGTGTTAAACCTTTCTTCTCCCTCAGCTCGCGGAGGCGGTTTTTCATGTGGAGAGCACCTCTCACATAATTCTGGAGTAGTAATGCCTTAGGACTATCTTAAGAATCGCCGTTAGAGCTAGGGTTATCGAGGAAGTAACGTAGATTCCTTTCCAAAATTGACTGTTCCTTGAGTTAAAAGACGAAATAACTACTGTGATTGACATCATTATTATTAAAGCCTGAAGGGCTCTCCTTGATGCTGTCTCGTCTATTCTGAGCGTTCTCTCATCGTTAAAAACTATTCCCTCGCGCTCAAGCCACTCCGAGTATGAGAAAAGAGTTATCATCAATCCCACGAGAATCCCCAGCGCGAGAGAGGGGTTGTTGGAGAGAATTGCAATCGCAAGCAATGATCCTGCGATTCCTGTTATGAAGTAGTTTACAAGTTCTGCTCTCTTCATCTTATCACCATGTAAAGTTTCCTTCACGTAAAGCTTCCTTTACATCCTTATAAGCCTTGCCCCCAAAGTTTTTTAAATCGAGGATTGAAACTCAAAACCGCGCGGGGGTAGCCGAGCCTGGCCAAAGGCGCGGGATTTAGGGTCCCGTCCCGTAGGGGTTCCCGGGTTCAAATCCCGGCCCCCGCACCATAAGAAACTTTTCCCAAAAGTTTCATCGCTGGCGAAAGGTAGGTGTCTCTTCTATAATAAATTCTGAAAAGGCTTTTTATCCTCCTTACCCTTCTGAGGAGTGTTTTACTGTCTAAAGCGCTCCTTGGGAGCCAAAAAGGTTAAAACTGTTTGGAGGAGTTATCTTGGGTCAGATCCTTTGTAACTTGCTTTTTAGTAATGCACGACTAACTACTGTCCCTTAATTTGGAGTAAGGCACTCTTCAGAGACCTCCAAAAGCCAAAACAAAGTTTTTTCATTCTCCAATGAGCCTCGTGTGCTCCTGCTTGATACAGCGGTGGGTGACGGCTATTAGGCCGGCCTCTCTGGCCCTCTTAAATGCCTCTCTGTCGTAAGTTCCGAACTGGAACCACACGACCTTTGCTCCCTTCTTTATCGCCTGCTCGACGTAGTCCCGCGTGAGTTCCGGTCTCACGAAGAGGTCTACTATCTCAACTTCGTCCGGAATGTCAAGCACGCTCGGATAGCACTTCCTTCCAAGGACTTCTGAATAGCGCGGGTTAACGGGGTAAACCTCGTAGCCCTTCTCGATTAGATAGCGCATAACCTCATTTGAATCCCTCTCCGGTTTTGGCGATGCCCCAACGAGGGCAATTTTCCGGTATTTCGTCAGAATCTCCCTCACATCGTCGTCGGTCAGCTTGTCAACGGGGATTATCCTAACCATAGTATCACCACCATAGGTTTGGGAAGGAGTTTAAAGCGTTGGCGGAAACTTCTACCGATGGGTCATGCTCTACGAGGAAACGCTCTACTCCCGGTGGATAATTGTGCTCCTCGTCCCGCCGTTGGTGGCAATGGCCACCGGCCTCTACCTGAGCGTCTCACACGGCGAGGGAGTCGAGATAATGGCCATCGCCATGGGCCTCACCGTTGCTGTCGTCCTTGAGGTTATGGCAATTAGGATAAGGATTTACGAGGACAGGATTCTCATAACCGGTTACCTCGGCTTCATGATTCGGAAGACCGTCAGGCTCGGTGAAATCGAGTGGTTTGCCGTCAGGGAGGGCTGGATGCGCTGTTATGGCACGATCCACTTCACTCTGCCCGCCAGGGGCTGCGTTGTGCTGAGGCAGAAAAAGGGTCGGACGGTTTCCTTCACGACGAATAATCCCGACGAGGTGGCGCGGGTTCTCGTTTCGCTGGGCGTTCCACGAGGAGCGTAGTCCCATCCACCCCCACAACCTTAACCCTCTCCCCCGCTTTTGCGATTCCGTTAACGCACTCGGCCCGCCACAGCTCGCCGTCGAGCTTGACGGTTCCCCTGGGGGTCAAATCCTCAATGACCCTCGCTTCCCGGCCTATCAGAGCCTCGGCTCCCGTTGAGGACTTTTTCTCAAGGCCTCCCCCGAGGACGTACGGCGCTATTAGAATGTCCTTGATTAACAGAACTCCCAGAATCAGCCCAGTAATTGGTAGGGGCACGTCTATCCCAACCGCGGGCAGAACAGCGAGCAGGACGACCGCCACTATTATCTCATCGGCGGTCAGTGCTATGAATTTGAGAATCCTTCCGCTCACTCCCGACCTTCCAGCCATCTCCACC from Thermococcus sp. includes these protein-coding regions:
- a CDS encoding ABC transporter permease, with the protein product MSDFLVLAKKEVKNLMRDKKLIFGLIIVPLIVYPALGKMMQFGFESATKETHVAIVNFDDGKYGELLIRALNVTPNVSVTLIKANSIGEALKKALEENQNVLVVIPHNFSESIEENRIATLQIYGVFKGIGSGMKESVSESRINAVINVLSEEIAKLKVQQLGAKNPDAILHPIRAESKSYLLGRIVNVPPTVVSQVLASQSYGLPLIVFLMVMITSQMSAGAVASEKENKTLETLLTLPVKRTTIVASKITGTAVMGVIAALAYMIGLKQYMAGFGAETGVSLSELGLSITPLGMFLFGVVVFLTIAFSLSLAMLLAVFAEDVQSANTIVSSVILPLAFPSFILMFVDLNALPAVGRYILLASPFTHPVVDYRYVIMGNYTALGVSILYLTAVAGATLYVTARVFASEKILTARISWGRKRKSE
- a CDS encoding ABC transporter ATP-binding protein, translating into MEMVEVINLEKDYGKIKALRGISFSIGEGEIFGLIGPNGAGKSTTLKILATLLKPTAGTAKIAGYDVVKDPEKVRALISYLPEEAGAYKNLTGREYLEFMARLYAKDEGKARKMLKLGIELSGLGERLDDKVSTYSKGMTRKLLIARALMVKPKLAILDEPASGLDIVNAYEIRKTIRRFAREEGTTFLISSHNMLEVEFLCDRVAMISGGRIVEAGTPEELKERYNAENLEEVFMRAVGVSIPEPVGGEGS
- a CDS encoding helix-turn-helix transcriptional regulator gives rise to the protein MKNRLRELREKKGLTQEELARALGVTRQTIIAIEKGKYDPSLKLAFRIARFFGVKIEDVFIYDGE
- a CDS encoding DUF2178 domain-containing protein → MKRAELVNYFITGIAGSLLAIAILSNNPSLALGILVGLMITLFSYSEWLEREGIVFNDERTLRIDETASRRALQALIIMMSITVVISSFNSRNSQFWKGIYVTSSITLALTAILKIVLRHYYSRIM
- a CDS encoding CoA-binding protein: MVRIIPVDKLTDDDVREILTKYRKIALVGASPKPERDSNEVMRYLIEKGYEVYPVNPRYSEVLGRKCYPSVLDIPDEVEIVDLFVRPELTRDYVEQAIKKGAKVVWFQFGTYDREAFKRAREAGLIAVTHRCIKQEHTRLIGE
- a CDS encoding NfeD family protein; its protein translation is MAGRSGVSGRILKFIALTADEIIVAVVLLAVLPAVGIDVPLPITGLILGVLLIKDILIAPYVLGGGLEKKSSTGAEALIGREARVIEDLTPRGTVKLDGELWRAECVNGIAKAGERVKVVGVDGTTLLVERPAKREPAPPRRDYSS